The Hydractinia symbiolongicarpus strain clone_291-10 chromosome 2, HSymV2.1, whole genome shotgun sequence genomic sequence GAGCAGATATTCTATATCGAATATCTGCTGATATATTTGACTCTCGGCAAATGATTTCCCGAATATGCAAAAATATTCCGTCATTTTAATTCACATTATAATTGCAGGTTTGAAAATTTAGCTGTTATCAGCAAATACCTGCCCTATTACATAAAACAATATTGTCAAAAACTTTGACAAACCGTTACAGAAGTATTGGGGTTTACAGGGAACGAATTCGGCTACCCAGGTTTGAGAAACTTACTCATGTTGATCAAGAATATCCAAGTGGTTAAAAGGACTGACATCACCATCCCCTTTCCTAGTTTTTCGGTGAGTTTTAAATgtattgtaatggcttcattcatttaaatttagTAATTTACCgtgatatttttgttatagACGTCGTGACGTTTAATTTGCCAATTAACATTTGACACATATCTATCAACAtccatcaaagaaaaatgaagtcatcttttttcctgtcagagacagacagacaaagttTTCGTATTACAATAATGTCTGAAACAAATCAAACCACTGATATTTAACAAGAATCTAAAAATGTATCTGTCTAGTACTAGTGACCAATTGCTTTGCATATGCCAACTTTATGTAATCCCTTGATTATGATCTACTCAGAATTTCTACAATTATCATAAAGCCAGTAATCTACTTTTTTTCTCCACAATAAGGGTAGAAaccacataattttttttaaaatacaaaatagaCCCATTGTTACGTCAACTTTGTTTTTTAGGTCAATTAAAAAGCTTGGATATATTAAAAATCATGCACATTAAAATTTGGGCAATTAACTTCTAACCAGGTGTCAATAACATCCTACATTCACTCATTtaaactgttaaaagcaaaatattccaaaatttacacatttttaaGCCGAAATTTGCTAAAGGCAAGTATGTGTGACAACCTCTAATTATTTTAAACCAATAGATAAGTTGCAAATGTGTACAAAATGTAATATCGGTGATATTATATtcggtgatattatattcaactccgctgcgcgtcgttgaatataaatcacctcgggttaataaatctcaatgacctatgtttacctattgtatatctacttataATTTATAGATATAAGGAATAAACGAGCTGAAATTGGTTTTTCTTATCTACCACCTTCTCTTTTTAAGATCAGGTTTTATTTAACTCAATTTTGTTGATCGTTGTGGTCTGCTCTTTATATTTCTTGCCTATGTGCATGCGTGCGCATGTCCATTGTTCTAaacgcaaaatcaaaacaactacaaTCACGCTGCAACTcatctataaaaaaattaatgaagggAACATTGTTCTGTGACTTTCTCACTTAAATATGCcgctagaaataacatttttaaaaattgttatatGTTTCCGTTATTTTGATTGTAATGGAAAAATTATGAAACATTATTTTGATTGTACAGAATTGTTGTGTAAAGGGGAACAGAGGTCAAAAtctggttgtttttttttaatttgaaatgaaagAGTGTAATAAATGGATAACAGAAATTTGTTTTTCTATTGTCCATTTTTACTCTAATATCGAATAAatgcaatttaaaatttcaatgatTAGGAAATCATAGTCCCGTTTATACTCGTATTATACTTAACAAAATTAGGACCAGCAAAGCTAACAGGTGACCAGAAACTTTGATATGTAGACACTGAAGCATATTTATACATGATATCCTTTTACACAAAATACAtccatataataatacgctaagtgtgtctgtctatGTGTCTGTgataggcaaagtggatgtcttcattttcctttgatgttgccgaaaaatgcatctctaatatgtcaaattttctgacgttacggcacgacgaaaataacactactttaacgtcaatatcctatattaaatttatgaaaccattacagtgcacctaaaactttgaggccaaataacttagaaacgagGTGATGACGTccatgatttttcaccgcgtgggtaactagggaccacctaggatcaatttgggtaattttcccaaacttggatccccgaatccgtttcggaatggacgggttgatgacgtcatcaaaaaaactttaaaccctaatatttctgcaaccgtttctCAAAGGTACAtcatcttatacattttcttgatcagcgtttcaagatctatacaaagAAGGCAGTAGGAATACAAAtctctcaaaaaaattttttgtcttcACGGGTcatttctgacgtcagcaaaatttttaaaccctcctATCTCAATAACCgatcatcaaaagcacatgatcatatacattttcctgatcagcgctttaatctaaattttttttagtggatgagttgctgacgtcatcaaaatttttatcctgccttagtggatttttccacgggccttaccgACTAGTAATAATATAATAGGAAGACATAAGATGTCTAGCGTTCATATGGTATTCCATTTAAACAACGCTACCTATACGCATCTATtactaatacaataataaccactTTCCCCGGGCcgtaccgcaaaatatcgcctGAGGTCTAAGTGCCAACCGAGGTCGGTGTCGGTGCAACTAAGTTActgttcttataataatataatccaCTAGCACTACTTTCGTTAACTCAAGGTCACaattcgaaacagtcctgtctaaaaacaaacattctgtGCAGAATAAATTTCTGTAAACGAAACATTACGATGCTCGACACTTACAGAAGAATGTGAAAAGTAGAATGTGCAACTAAAATTTAGTTACAGCGTATattgaagtaaattttttaactagctaCGCTAGCTAGCCAAGAATAACATGGGCTTTAACAAGTTTTATATTTACTGAGTAACCAAAAAGCTGAAGGAACGAGTCTGAAAATAGGAGGAGacgtatttgtttttatttcgtcGTCCTGTATTTAGTATCTTTAATAAAACTGGATATTAGATCATCGTTTTTTATGGACTATGTGGATAGTTAACTAGCGatgttgaagaagcatccaGACAGAGTGTTGTtgaatctggttattttaactgtaaaacttgacattgttgttgtttctatcctatgaaaacgtttttatcgataaatgtattgtaagagttagataaataatcattttcAATGCTTCTTAAAAGGGAACTCCAGtcaaaatcacttttttttgtttgtgatatacgtactcagaaaagcataagaaatcaaaaaaaacttattttacttgtttttcttatttaaaattgttgtacaagccttcgcatattcattttttttctcataaacagacaggcgcgatttcatttaggactggacccgattataaataatgacatcacatcgtgcagaagaTTTAGGCGAGCGCAGAGAACgttcatgttaagacctatagcTTAAATTAAATCGCATCTTGTATTATATTTGGTTAGCGCACTTCAcaaatagttcttttaaaagagatctccaagaaataaactttcatattaaaatattgccactttCTAAAAATGCAATTTCAGCTAGTGAACGcgatcaaagtttctcatttcttctcatttcattatttgtacttatatccacagaacacaaccaaataacattttgtacatttttatattaaataaatgaacattataccaatttccaatacaaacacagacaaaaaaaaagttttctagttacacatgtatctttcgtagcgctcaagtttctattctttgtttttcaaaaaagaagcttttttgatggaaggacatgctgaatattttcaggggggggggggggggtaaatgTACCCATTATCTTCAATCTGTGTAACTGTTTAaggctgcatgtaatgctgataatgcagtttttaaaatagctttgtcaaaacaagcACTTATATatcagtagcttctgcaacgtatttatgacctaccataatcataagaatgatttttatttatacaataataatacccccattttaccaacttatcacgacccgaacattattcgatctttcgatcaTGCATTTGAATAGTCCTCCATCACGGCgaaaatttcaacgttacataaaatttgtttgcatttgtgcgcaaaaaaaGCGCGTGCGGAGGAAAAGTATTGctgaattgtgaaataaaaataaattggcttgcaaagtaaaaaagttttttgacgaaaagaatgttaaaaaagcgataaatatgtttttatttctttaaaaagaaaatattttgctaaaagCGTTACtttgagtcagtaaaagacactcgtcactttgcatcattattaatttttcccttgtgagacacaagaggttcgaagtcgtgtggctgtagctttgtaaagtctttttcatgaagagaattatccgattctatgttttctaagttataatCTTCGTCATTACTACAAAacgtcttatcaacgaacaatgtaaacagtaagtaaacaaacttttagcaGGTGTGCTGCTGACCTTACATACTTTttgcacgatgtgacgtatgcttATTTATTTGGACCTAGTTCTCTCGACTTTACGCGGCCTtgcaaatttattcaaaattgaagATGTTCACAGACCCGataaaggtataaataaagattttttaacgattgtaaaaggtttaatctgacatatttatgtattgtcttattaaaataacatttctttcaaatattttttttcactggagtgcccctttaaaacttatttttcgTGCTTGTTTATATGTTAAACttccattattttttttgacgaCGCAATACCGCAAAATATTGGCCCGTCGTCAAGAGCGTTAAGCCAATCAAAATGACTAAAACCCGTATTGCCCGCTTGaaaaatccagacggttaacaaGTCAAAATGTTAACATCGTACTCAAACATTCTAAATGAATATATTTTGCgtagtttatattatttttcgaaaattcttttttacacGAATACTAATGTTGTTTTCTGTCTCTGGTTTCATCAAATAAACTTAATTTTATGTTAAATACAAAACAGGATGCGATTCGGGCATAAAAGCTTTATCTTAACATTCTAAAAAATTTCCCTTACATTATGTGATATTTGAGAGAAtgcgaaaaaaataatattatacatatcaaaaataatataaataaaaataaacgacAAAGTACATACTGCTCCGATTATTGGTTTTTTGTCAGTCACAATTTCATATAAAAGATCTGTTCCCTTTTTATAATCTTGAATACTTTTAACACATCTTCCTAAAATAGTTGACGGCCCACAACTTCTGCTTGTGTCGCTAAACCTAACAGTCAACGTAGAATTGTTTGGGATTGACTCCGGTGCTCCTCCAGAGAATACAATCTTTCCTTTTATAGTCAACATACTGACTGAATAATAATAGAGTTGTAAAAACTTTTAAGTTTAACAGCCAGATTTCCCAATGTGAATGTCCAGTGGAAAGATTACAATGAATGGTATAAAAGCACAGGTCAGAAAGATTACAATGCTTGGTATAAAAGCAAAGGTCAGAAAGATTATAATGTTTGGTATAAAAGCACAGGTCAAGGTCAAATATTTATGAGGCGCCATTTGTCACTTTCTACTGTCGTGTTAAATCCATCCTTGTCCCAAGGGCATCTTGTAACTTTTGGGAAGGCGATATAAACCCGTTGTGACACTAGCGAAGGCCTCTCGGTTCTATGCAGTGATTTGACGCAGCGACGTCACGATTTTTTTTTCCATAAAGCGACGAGTTGATTAAATTGTTTTCCCTCGCTGTaggtaaaataacaaaaaaaaaacgaatagTGATCCTAATCGTACACCATGACAACAAACAAtgctttaaagtttttttaattacattGGTTATGACATATCATGAAAAGAATGTCTAAAGAttttaaataagattttgtTGACTGTGTGTGTTTCGGCATTTTAGATTGTAAAGTAAATAAAGTTTTAACGCTTGAATgttatttaaattaaaactcGCTTTACAGCACAAACTTgaaactatattttttatttcgaatAAATCAGTCAGTATGGTCTCTACAGGCGCAAACAGGAAATAAATTGGTGACTAAATGTGTTGAATAACTAATTTGACACAAACACTCTAACTTATCTAGTATCTACTTCGATCTTACTCAGGAGTTATTGCTGTCAAAAGAACTAGCGATGCTGGGTgtgcaataaaaaaatcatgctTAAAATATCTTGTGATATTATATATCTTAAAAGAAAGTGTTCTGTGACCTGCATATTACAAATCTGATTTGAGTTTGATACAAACGCATTTTTTTTACTACACTAATGTGTCCTTTCTCTGTTTAACCTTTTTGGAGAACACTTTAATCACAATTGCTTTGTCTGCAACCCAAATTTCTTCGATATTGGAATGTAACATCTGCTTAGACACGTATCATCAACCAAAGCAACTATACTTTGCGCATTCGTATTGTCAACATTGTTTAGATGACCTTGCTACTTTCAACGAAGACGGGGGTGCTGAAATACGCTGTCCATTGAGATGTTCCATGAAAACAAAACTTGATTCACACAAGACAACATCAACGTTAAATACTGCATATATAGTGAATGATATTCTAAGTGAGCTGTAAGTACATTTTGCTACATTCTGATAAACAAGTTCTGTTAAAAACGTAAGAAGAGAAAACTCATAGGTGTGTAAAAAAGAATGATATATCTTGTAACAGTGTATAGTGGCTATCAAATATTTCATTCACGTGAGCTCTCAAAAAAGATTATTTAGCTCTTTGAAGACAGGAGAATGATAAATACTGAATATTAGTTAGTTCTACTTGCCATACATTTCCTAAAAAGTAAAGTAACTTTATAAAAAGTTTCAGATATAACCAACTGTGAAattaaaattggttttgttttCATAGGccaaatgttgaaaaagttaATTCGCAATGTCAGCAAAGCTAGGAATGTAAGCGAATTGTCAGCCGCTCTTTTGCAACGTGCGGTGCAAAAATTTGTAACAAATGTCAAAACATACATTCTTGCATCAACAAATCATTTTCCAATGTCAGTTCTAATGAAAGATTGCAAGAAATGCAACCATTGTGTGAGGAACATAATTCTCCTGGAAGATTTGTCTGCATTCACTGTGAACACGTTCACATGCGTATATGTATACACAGAAGTGATAAGAATCACGAAAGAAAATCGGTTGCTAAAGTTGGTGAGGAAGCAAGGAAATGGTTTCCGTCATTCATAGCATCGTTTGCTGAAACAAAAGTGATATTGGAGAACTTAACAAAACAATATGATGAATCTTTAAATAATCTCCAAAGTAGCAGAGAAGCATTTGTTCGCGAGTTGAAAGTCAGAAAGTGGAAAAGAATAGAATATTATTTGAAGATGATAAACACGGAAGAAGAAAATCTGTTGGGTGAACTAACAATCTCTGTCAGTGATGTCAACGTTGTAGATCCTTACAAATTTTCTGTTCACAAAACTATGATGGATAAAACTGAAAGACTACCTAGCCATGCACAATTAGAAACTAATTTGAAAAGCTTACTTGATGAAGTGAAAGGTATTTTTACACtgacttaattttattttcttgaaattCTACGTAAGTCACGtaaattttttacatttgttttaTAGGCTGCAAAGAATCATTTAGGAAAGCAAATCTTGGCTGTTGGAAGGAGCCAAAGATGTAAGCACGTCTAATGCATTTACTTGTTAAATGCAGTAAATGTATAATgtattgttcttttttatatattatttttacttttttaattctACGCAT encodes the following:
- the LOC130627577 gene encoding uncharacterized protein LOC130627577; translation: MQPLCEEHNSPGRFVCIHCEHVHMRICIHRSDKNHERKSVAKVGEEARKWFPSFIASFAETKVILENLTKQYDESLNNLQSSREAFVRELKVRKWKRIEYYLKMINTEEENLLGELTISVSDVNVVDPYKFSVHKTMMDKTERLPSHAQLETNLKSLLDEVKGCKESFRKANLGCWKEPKIDVKPKNSIAGYKRVLQDTKGRSPCRNGWFVMGINYFRVL